A genome region from Sphingobacteriaceae bacterium GW460-11-11-14-LB5 includes the following:
- a CDS encoding arylesterase, protein MLRKRLMGLFVLSLVLLSCGNRESKRDTDKTLDSADQKTAVTAVKQKNILFFGTSLTAGYGLDPTEAYPALIQNRIDSLQMPYKVINGGLSGETSAGGKGRIDWLLKQRVDIFVLELGSNDGLRGLPVSQTIKNLQAIIDRVKAKYPDAKMVLAGMQVPPNMGAKYAADFKNMFPDLAKKNQMALIPFLLDKVGGVPKLNQADGIHPTAEGDKILAENVWVVLKDLL, encoded by the coding sequence ATGTTACGAAAACGATTAATGGGGCTATTTGTTTTGAGCCTTGTACTGCTAAGCTGCGGAAACCGTGAAAGTAAACGCGATACGGATAAAACTTTAGATTCGGCTGACCAAAAAACGGCAGTTACAGCCGTTAAACAGAAGAATATCCTCTTTTTTGGCACCAGTTTAACAGCAGGTTATGGGCTCGACCCAACAGAAGCTTACCCGGCATTAATTCAAAACCGGATCGATTCTTTACAAATGCCTTACAAAGTAATTAATGGTGGTTTAAGCGGAGAAACTTCTGCTGGTGGAAAAGGCCGGATTGATTGGTTACTTAAACAGCGTGTAGATATTTTTGTGCTCGAACTTGGCTCCAATGATGGTTTACGTGGCTTACCTGTATCGCAAACGATTAAAAACCTTCAGGCGATTATTGACCGTGTAAAAGCTAAATACCCGGATGCTAAAATGGTGCTGGCCGGTATGCAGGTTCCCCCAAATATGGGCGCAAAATATGCTGCAGATTTTAAAAACATGTTTCCTGATCTGGCAAAGAAAAATCAAATGGCGCTGATCCCGTTTTTATTGGATAAGGTAGGTGGTGTTCCGAAATTAAACCAGGCCGATGGCATACACCCCACCGCCGAGGGCGATAAGATCCTTGCTGAAAACGTTTGGGTGGTATTGAAGGATTTGTTGTAG
- a CDS encoding ABC transporter produces MESILNIRNVSKIYQSAGRELTVLDNINFSITAGSTVAITGPSGSGKTTLLGLCAGLDRASSGTVELNGIALEKLNEDERAAVRNQYVGFIFQNFQLLPTLTALENVMVPLELRGAKNIRAHALELLDKVGLADRSHHYPVQLSGGEQQRVSLARAFSNQPAILFADEPTGNLDAETSEKVIKLLFDLNKDAGTTLIIVTHDLELAARTARSIKIKGGVIISDENSTYA; encoded by the coding sequence TTGGAAAGCATATTGAACATCCGAAATGTAAGCAAAATTTACCAAAGTGCCGGACGGGAACTCACCGTTTTGGATAACATTAACTTTTCGATCACAGCAGGCTCAACAGTAGCCATAACAGGTCCTTCGGGAAGTGGAAAAACAACCTTGCTCGGCTTATGTGCCGGATTAGACAGGGCCAGCAGCGGAACGGTTGAGCTGAATGGTATAGCCTTAGAGAAACTGAATGAAGATGAAAGGGCAGCGGTTAGAAATCAGTATGTGGGTTTCATTTTTCAGAATTTTCAACTCTTACCCACTTTAACGGCGCTCGAAAATGTAATGGTACCCTTAGAATTAAGGGGTGCAAAAAACATCCGTGCACATGCCTTAGAACTGCTGGATAAAGTTGGCCTGGCCGATCGTTCGCATCACTATCCTGTACAATTATCAGGCGGCGAGCAACAGCGCGTTTCGCTGGCCAGGGCATTTTCCAATCAACCGGCTATTCTCTTTGCAGATGAACCTACCGGAAACCTTGATGCAGAAACCAGCGAAAAGGTAATCAAATTGCTTTTTGATTTAAATAAAGATGCAGGGACCACCTTGATTATCGTAACACACGATCTAGAGTTGGCTGCCAGAACGGCAAGAAGCATTAAAATTAAAGGCGGCGTAATCATTTCAGACGAAAATTCTACTTATGCCTAA
- a CDS encoding ABC transporter permease, producing the protein MPNNLPKQSIKFSWLFKMAWRDSRKNRARLLLFISSIVLGIAALVAVYSFKDNLQKDIDAQAKELTGADLVLDSRKGVSKAIQKMLDTLGDERSQEKTFASMIYFQKGGGSRLVQMKALEGNYPYYGTIETIPLAAAKHFQSGRNALVDQTLMMQFNAKVGDSVKIGDLNFNILGTLTKAPGQTGIGASIAPTVYIPLQTLDKTNLIKTGSRINNKFYFRYNDPSKIDEWVKKQDSKLEKEGFDADTVESRKEQTGRSFKDVNRFLALSGFIALLLGCVGVGSAIHVYIQEKLSAIATLRCLGLKSRHAFLIYLIQVFFIGLIASVLGAALGTGIQFLLPLVLKDFLPIEISMQVSWLAVGQGVLLGLIISVLFALPSLLSVRRISPLNAIRISFEKASGKRDPLTWLVYLLMAVFITAFTHLQMKTWFQTLAFTASIAIAFVLLIILSKLLMFLVRKLLPNSSPYLWRQGFANLYRPNNQTLMLTVSIGLSTAFICTLFFVQGILMSRVTLSSGANQPNMVMFDIQNTQKEGLDSLTKAFKLPLMNQVPVITMRIEEINGKKASADTNNRRAYRNEIRATYQDTLTAAEKITSGKWIGKIKPNETVYISLDQRYAQQIHVKLNDKILFNVQGMMIPTVVGSLREVNWSRMQTNFRVVFPAGVLEEAPQFHVLMTRVPSGEVSARFQGEVVQKFPNVSVIDLDLVLKLLDELLSKIGFVIQFMAGFSMVTGWIVLISSVLTSKNQRIKESILLRTMGASRKQILAINAIEYFFLGAFAAGAGLILAISGSWALAKFTFDASFVPPFIPTILLFGSIVLLVVITGILSTRSILNQPPLKILRTES; encoded by the coding sequence ATGCCTAATAACCTCCCAAAACAATCTATAAAGTTTTCGTGGCTGTTTAAAATGGCCTGGCGCGATAGCAGGAAAAACCGTGCACGTTTATTGCTCTTCATCTCATCCATTGTTTTGGGTATTGCTGCCCTTGTTGCCGTTTATTCCTTTAAAGATAACCTGCAAAAAGATATTGATGCACAGGCAAAAGAGCTTACCGGGGCCGACCTTGTTTTAGATAGCCGCAAAGGGGTAAGCAAAGCCATACAAAAAATGCTCGATACACTTGGTGATGAGCGATCGCAGGAGAAAACCTTTGCTTCGATGATTTATTTTCAGAAAGGTGGAGGCAGCCGTTTGGTACAAATGAAAGCCCTGGAGGGAAACTACCCTTATTACGGTACCATAGAAACCATTCCACTGGCTGCCGCAAAACATTTTCAATCGGGGAGAAATGCATTGGTAGATCAAACCCTCATGATGCAGTTTAATGCAAAAGTGGGCGATTCGGTAAAAATAGGCGATCTCAATTTTAATATCCTGGGTACGTTAACCAAAGCCCCTGGCCAAACCGGTATTGGTGCAAGTATTGCGCCTACCGTTTATATTCCACTACAAACACTCGATAAAACCAATCTGATTAAAACCGGAAGCCGGATCAACAATAAATTTTATTTCCGGTATAATGATCCCTCCAAAATAGATGAATGGGTAAAAAAGCAGGACAGCAAATTAGAGAAAGAAGGTTTTGATGCCGACACCGTTGAATCGCGAAAAGAGCAAACCGGAAGATCTTTTAAAGATGTAAACCGTTTCCTGGCTTTATCTGGTTTTATCGCCTTGCTGCTGGGTTGCGTTGGTGTAGGCAGTGCCATCCATGTGTACATTCAGGAAAAATTAAGCGCGATTGCCACGCTGAGGTGTTTAGGACTAAAATCACGCCATGCCTTTTTAATCTACCTGATCCAGGTTTTTTTCATCGGCTTAATTGCCTCCGTTTTAGGGGCAGCTTTGGGCACAGGCATACAGTTTTTACTTCCCCTGGTGTTAAAAGATTTTCTGCCAATCGAGATCAGCATGCAGGTTTCGTGGCTGGCGGTGGGTCAGGGTGTTTTATTGGGGCTCATCATCTCGGTCCTCTTTGCCCTCCCTTCACTCCTTTCCGTTAGAAGGATTTCACCTTTAAATGCCATCCGGATATCTTTCGAAAAAGCATCCGGAAAAAGAGATCCGCTAACCTGGCTGGTATATCTGCTTATGGCGGTCTTTATTACGGCTTTTACGCATTTGCAGATGAAAACATGGTTCCAAACGCTGGCTTTTACCGCCAGTATTGCCATCGCTTTTGTGCTGTTGATTATACTGTCTAAACTATTGATGTTTCTGGTGAGAAAACTCTTGCCTAATTCATCGCCTTATTTATGGCGACAGGGTTTTGCTAACCTCTACCGGCCCAATAACCAAACCTTGATGCTTACCGTTTCAATAGGTTTATCCACTGCATTTATCTGCACACTGTTTTTTGTTCAGGGGATATTAATGAGTCGTGTTACGCTTTCATCAGGTGCCAACCAGCCCAATATGGTGATGTTCGACATCCAGAATACGCAAAAGGAAGGATTAGACAGTTTAACCAAAGCTTTCAAATTGCCGTTAATGAACCAGGTTCCCGTAATTACGATGCGGATTGAAGAAATTAACGGAAAGAAAGCCAGTGCCGATACCAATAACAGAAGGGCTTATCGCAACGAAATCAGGGCTACTTATCAGGATACTTTAACCGCAGCAGAGAAAATTACATCGGGAAAATGGATCGGAAAAATAAAACCCAATGAAACGGTTTATATTTCTCTGGATCAACGTTATGCCCAGCAAATCCATGTTAAACTGAATGATAAAATCCTTTTCAATGTGCAGGGTATGATGATCCCTACAGTGGTTGGAAGTTTGAGGGAAGTAAACTGGAGCCGGATGCAGACCAATTTCAGGGTTGTTTTTCCTGCTGGGGTATTGGAGGAAGCACCACAGTTTCATGTATTAATGACCAGGGTACCATCGGGCGAAGTTTCAGCTCGTTTTCAGGGTGAAGTCGTGCAAAAATTTCCAAATGTTTCAGTCATTGACTTAGATCTCGTATTAAAACTCTTAGATGAGTTGCTAAGCAAGATTGGTTTTGTGATTCAGTTTATGGCTGGCTTTAGCATGGTTACCGGCTGGATTGTTTTAATATCTTCGGTATTAACCAGTAAAAACCAGCGAATAAAAGAAAGCATTTTATTGCGGACCATGGGTGCGAGCAGAAAACAGATTTTAGCGATAAATGCCATTGAGTATTTCTTTTTAGGGGCTTTTGCAGCCGGGGCAGGATTAATTTTAGCCATCAGCGGAAGCTGGGCATTAGCTAAATTTACTTTCGATGCAAGCTTCGTACCTCCGTTTATACCAACCATATTGTTATTTGGCTCAATAGTGTTGCTGGTGGTAATTACAGGAATATTAAGTACCAGAAGCATCCTGAACCAGCCACCGCTGAAGATTTTAAGGACGGAAAGTTAA